One genomic window of Arachis hypogaea cultivar Tifrunner chromosome 8, arahy.Tifrunner.gnm2.J5K5, whole genome shotgun sequence includes the following:
- the LOC112705560 gene encoding uncharacterized protein isoform X1: protein MEAEELCIAELFGLKGKKNMKTKPKKDGNVPEDSPPADNGADAGATATAVGIDNGSGNDVGASNNATTSSGIRVSSFDYSAENFFRYIDDIAALCGEDQNTDFHHSEVQRFSSSLTFLREWRDFRYPPKSIRFGYITERCQSSEEKDAGAITLPQFSSATVPQCDVQSKEQPVDTKLQESRCRDFVMCVGGPVWALDWCPWIDERPDCSAKCEVLGFSLPPFKPSI, encoded by the exons ATGGAAGCAGAAGAGCTTTGTATCGCTGAACTTTTTGGCCTCAAAGGAAAGAAGAACATGAAAACAAAACCAAAGAAGGATGGAAATGTTCCAGAAGATTCTCCACCGGCAGACAATGGTGCTGATGCTGGTGCTACTGCTACAGCTGTAGGCATTGACAATGGCAGTGGTAACGATGTTGGTGCTAGTAATAATGCTACTACTAGTAGCGGGATTAGGGTTTCTTCCTTTGACTATTCTGCTGAGAATTTCTTCAGATACATTGATGACATTGCAGCACTATGCGGGGAAGATCAGAATACTGATTTTCATCACAGTGAGGTTCAGAGATTCTCTTCCTCCCTCACATTTTTAAG AGAATGGAGAGATTTTAGGTATCCACCAAAAAGCATTAGGTTTGGTTACATAACTGAGAGATGTCAGAGCTCTGAGGAAAAAGATGCTGGAGCCATAACTTTGCCTCAGTTCTCATCAGCCACTGTTCCCCAG TGTGATGTGCAAAGCAAAGAGCAACCCGTGGATACCAAATTGCAGGAATCCAG ATGCAGAGACTTTGTGATGTGTGTTGGAGGCCCTGTATGGGCGTTAGATTGGTGTCCTTGGATAGATGAAAGGCCTGATTGTTCAGCTAAATGTGAGGTACTTGGTTTCTCTCTCCCGCCTTTCAAGCCATCtatttag
- the LOC112705560 gene encoding uncharacterized protein isoform X3 — protein MEAEELCIAELFGLKGKKNMKTKPKKDGNVPEDSPPADNGADAGATATAVGIDNGSGNDVGASNNATTSSGIRVSSFDYSAENFFRYIDDIAALCGEDQNTDFHHSEVQRFSSSLTFLREWRDFRYPPKSIRFGYITERCQSSEEKDAGAITLPQFSSATVPQVLCCKQFIIFLCIVLSVMCKAKSNPWIPNCRNPDAETL, from the exons ATGGAAGCAGAAGAGCTTTGTATCGCTGAACTTTTTGGCCTCAAAGGAAAGAAGAACATGAAAACAAAACCAAAGAAGGATGGAAATGTTCCAGAAGATTCTCCACCGGCAGACAATGGTGCTGATGCTGGTGCTACTGCTACAGCTGTAGGCATTGACAATGGCAGTGGTAACGATGTTGGTGCTAGTAATAATGCTACTACTAGTAGCGGGATTAGGGTTTCTTCCTTTGACTATTCTGCTGAGAATTTCTTCAGATACATTGATGACATTGCAGCACTATGCGGGGAAGATCAGAATACTGATTTTCATCACAGTGAGGTTCAGAGATTCTCTTCCTCCCTCACATTTTTAAG AGAATGGAGAGATTTTAGGTATCCACCAAAAAGCATTAGGTTTGGTTACATAACTGAGAGATGTCAGAGCTCTGAGGAAAAAGATGCTGGAGCCATAACTTTGCCTCAGTTCTCATCAGCCACTGTTCCCCAG GTGTTGTGTTGCAAACAATTCATTATCTTTTTGTGTATCGTTCTTAGTGTGATGTGCAAAGCAAAGAGCAACCCGTGGATACCAAATTGCAGGAATCCAG ATGCAGAGACTTTGTGA
- the LOC112705560 gene encoding uncharacterized protein isoform X2, with amino-acid sequence MEAEELCIAELFGLKGKKNMKTKPKKDGNVPEDSPPADNGADAGATATAVGIDNGSGNDVGASNNATTSSGIRVSSFDYSAENFFRYIDDIAALCGEDQNTDFHHSEVQRFSSSLTFLREWRDFRYPPKSIRFGYITERCQSSEEKDAGAITLPQFSSATVPQVLCCKQFIIFLCIVLSVMCKAKSNPWIPNCRNPGITNAETL; translated from the exons ATGGAAGCAGAAGAGCTTTGTATCGCTGAACTTTTTGGCCTCAAAGGAAAGAAGAACATGAAAACAAAACCAAAGAAGGATGGAAATGTTCCAGAAGATTCTCCACCGGCAGACAATGGTGCTGATGCTGGTGCTACTGCTACAGCTGTAGGCATTGACAATGGCAGTGGTAACGATGTTGGTGCTAGTAATAATGCTACTACTAGTAGCGGGATTAGGGTTTCTTCCTTTGACTATTCTGCTGAGAATTTCTTCAGATACATTGATGACATTGCAGCACTATGCGGGGAAGATCAGAATACTGATTTTCATCACAGTGAGGTTCAGAGATTCTCTTCCTCCCTCACATTTTTAAG AGAATGGAGAGATTTTAGGTATCCACCAAAAAGCATTAGGTTTGGTTACATAACTGAGAGATGTCAGAGCTCTGAGGAAAAAGATGCTGGAGCCATAACTTTGCCTCAGTTCTCATCAGCCACTGTTCCCCAG GTGTTGTGTTGCAAACAATTCATTATCTTTTTGTGTATCGTTCTTAGTGTGATGTGCAAAGCAAAGAGCAACCCGTGGATACCAAATTGCAGGAATCCAGGTATCACTA ATGCAGAGACTTTGTGA
- the LOC112705560 gene encoding uncharacterized protein isoform X4, translating to MEAEELCIAELFGLKGKKNMKTKPKKDGNVPEDSPPADNGADAGATATAVGIDNGSGNDVGASNNATTSSGIRVSSFDYSAENFFRYIDDIAALCGEDQNTDFHHSEVQRFSSSLTFLREWRDFRYPPKSIRFGYITERCQSSEEKDAGAITLPQFSSATVPQCDVQSKEQPVDTKLQESRYH from the exons ATGGAAGCAGAAGAGCTTTGTATCGCTGAACTTTTTGGCCTCAAAGGAAAGAAGAACATGAAAACAAAACCAAAGAAGGATGGAAATGTTCCAGAAGATTCTCCACCGGCAGACAATGGTGCTGATGCTGGTGCTACTGCTACAGCTGTAGGCATTGACAATGGCAGTGGTAACGATGTTGGTGCTAGTAATAATGCTACTACTAGTAGCGGGATTAGGGTTTCTTCCTTTGACTATTCTGCTGAGAATTTCTTCAGATACATTGATGACATTGCAGCACTATGCGGGGAAGATCAGAATACTGATTTTCATCACAGTGAGGTTCAGAGATTCTCTTCCTCCCTCACATTTTTAAG AGAATGGAGAGATTTTAGGTATCCACCAAAAAGCATTAGGTTTGGTTACATAACTGAGAGATGTCAGAGCTCTGAGGAAAAAGATGCTGGAGCCATAACTTTGCCTCAGTTCTCATCAGCCACTGTTCCCCAG TGTGATGTGCAAAGCAAAGAGCAACCCGTGGATACCAAATTGCAGGAATCCAGGTATCACTA A